The following coding sequences lie in one Colias croceus chromosome 1, ilColCroc2.1 genomic window:
- the LOC123694787 gene encoding 60S ribosomal protein L19, protein MSSLKLQKRLAASVMRCGKKKVWLDPNEINEIANTNSRQNIRKMIKDGLVIKKPVAVHSRARVRKNTEARRKGRHCGFGKRRGTANARMPQKELWVQRQRVLRKLLLKYRTAKKIDRHLYHALYMKAKGNVFKNKRVLMEYIHRKKAEKARSKMLSDQAEARRNKVKEARKRREERIAAKKEELLQTFAREDEAAVTAKK, encoded by the exons ATGAG TTCCCTCAAATTACAAAAGAGGCTTGCAGCCTCTGTTATGCGATGTGGTAAAAAGAAGGTGTGGTTAGATCCAAATGAGATCAATGAAATCGCCAACACCAACTCTA GACAGAACATCCGTAAGATGATCAAGGATGGTCTCGTCATCAAGAAGCCCGTAGCCGTGCACTCCCGTGCTCGCGTCCGCAAGAACACAGAGGCCCGTAGAAAGGGTCGTCACTGTGGTTTTGGTAAAAGAAGAGGTACAGCTAATGCACGTATGCCACAgaaa GAACTCTGGGTGCAAAGACAAAGGGTACTCCGTAAGCTGCTGCTCAAGTACAGAACGGCCAAGAAGATTGACAGGCATCTGTACCACGCACTCTACATGAAGGCGAAGGGTAATGTGTTCAAGAACAAGCGTGTGCTGATGGAGTACATCCACAGGAAGAAGGCAGAGAAGGCCAGGAGTAAGATGTTGAG TGACCAAGCCGAGGCTCGCCGTAACAAGGTGAAGGAAGCGCGCAAACGGCGCGAGGAACGTATTGCCGCCAAGAAGGAGGAGCTGTTACAGACCTTTGCGCGGGAAGACGAGGCCGCAGTCACCGCTAAGaagtaa